A single genomic interval of Brassica napus cultivar Da-Ae unplaced genomic scaffold, Da-Ae ScsIHWf_2785;HRSCAF=3559, whole genome shotgun sequence harbors:
- the LOC111212180 gene encoding uncharacterized protein LOC111212180, whose amino-acid sequence MRHHLIEGLKDQYMTIESPLDLWNALKHRYDHQKMVLLPKARHDWMHLRFMDFKSVDEYNSALFKIVSILRLCGEEVSDVMMLEKTYTTFNQSNSVLQQQYRTKAPLPEAHDVERKYPKETNYAQDNRKPYGQGRGGYRGRRRDNHNGRDNYSAGRRGNHHNRGRGSNYGQGRGSYGRGRGGISKPSYTSKSLCHRCGMDNHWAKNCRTPKHLCELYQESIKNKNPEANMIQENGQDDKGYDADNESDRDSKDDQMDFETSDCLKD is encoded by the exons atgcgccatcatctcatCGAAGGTCTTAAGGATCAGTACATGACAATTGAGAGTCCACTCGATCTTTGGAATGCTTTAAAGCACAGATACGATCACCAAAagatggtgttgcttccaaaggcaagACACGACTGGATGCATCTCAGGTTCATGGATTTtaagtccgtggacgagtataactcagCCTTGTTCAAAATCGTTTCTATACTAAGGCTATGTGGTGAAGAAGTGTCCGATGTGatgatgcttgaaaagacctaTACGACTTTCAATCAATCGAATTCTGTGTTGCAGCAGCAGTACAGGACAAAAG CACCATTACCCGAAGCCCATGATGTGGAAAGGAAATATCCCAAAGAAACCAACTACGCCCAAGACAACAGGAAACCATACGGTCAAGGCCGTGGTGGGTACAGGGGACGTAGACGTGACAATCATAACGGTAGAGATAACTACTCAGCCGGCCGAAGGGGAAACCAccataaccgtggtcgtggttccaattacggtCAGGGCCGAGGGAGTTATGGCCGTGGacgaggtggcatatccaaaccatcttacacgtccaaGTCTTTATGTCACAGATGCGGGATGGACAATCACTGGGCCAAGAACTGTAGAACTCCAAAGCACTTGTGCgaactctatcaagagagtatcAAGAACAAGAATCCGGAGGCAAATATGATCCAAGAGAACGGTCAAGATGACAAGGGatatgatgctgacaatgaatcCGACAGGGACAGCAAAGATGACCAAATGGATTTTGAGACGTCTGACTGTCTAAAGGACTAG